AAAAATGAGCCTAACCTGAACAAGAATGTGAATAATTGCTTAAATTAGTCATTAGCCTAACCTGACTAAAAATGCCTTACTAGTTAACATGAGCAGGTCAAATGAACACATTATTGTTACGTGTTTGCATATTCTAGCAGCGTTGTATTGGGTATTGAGGAAGTATGATGAAGGTATTCCAATTATTGAAAAATCAATGAAGATCACAAACATAAAAGAAGGCCAAAAACATATGTTGGCTAAGTTTTCAGTATGCAGCTTGGTGATAAACAGTTTACATGGAAAAGACAGAATGAGTAAGCTGTTAGAAGAGGCTGAAAATAGGAGGCTTGTGAGGTTTATTTGTAATTCAATGGTAAATTATAAAGCTGCGATTGAACATTAGGTATTGGGCGGTATGTTTCTTCTATTGACGTTTGATTGTTTGTATGGGAGACACTTCTATCATTAGCTCGTTATGATCAGTTATTTTCATGTATAAGAAAGCACTCAACGTGTTTCAGTTTACATAAGGAGAGACAGTCATCGATCCGTAGGTAGCTTCGATTTATGTTCATTTAGTTGACCAATATACAAGAAAAATGGGAAGTTTAGAGACTGAAAAACTGTGAACACGTGTTATATATTTTCATCAGCTGACTTCCAGAAGCCAAAGCAACGAAATAGCAAACAGGCTTATTGAAGTTTCCGCCAGTTAAGAGTAATGAACTAAACCAAGTACTTGACTTAAGCACTTAAACGTAGCTGGAGTTGCAGCTCAGTTTGGCAGTTACTCTGACTCATATGAATACTTTGAAGCTTCAATTTCAAAGTTTCGGGCTGCTGGAGAAAAGAAATCTGGAGTTCTCGGGATTGCTTTGAACCAAATGGGACTAGCATGTGTGCAGATTAACTTGTCTGGGAAGGCTGCTTTCTGTTTAAAAAAGGTAGAAGCCTTTTGGGAGCAGAATGCGGGCCTCAACATCCGAATATACTCCCTCGGGTTTATGTCCATCTTGCTGGTACCTATGATGCAATGGGGCaggtattttatgttttatttaaacatttgatttttttggaGGTTGTAATATAGGTGGGTCAGTTAATACGATTGGGTTAGAATATATGTGTGGGTGATTTTAATGCAATTCAGATTGGGGCGACCCATTAGCACGAACAGCATTAACCTGCCAATTTATCGAATCTGCACAGTTTTAGAAAACAATTCTGCTTAAAGGGATGCACGATGAccattcattaattaattgtttggcCAGCTCAGGGTGGCTTGGTTTCTCGCAATATACTACTAATAATTTACGATATATCCATGCTATCATTCgcttatacatacatacatatttctGTCAAAGAGTCAACAACAGATAATTGATTCATTAATCTGATTCTCGTCAAAACAACAAACATATGCGATgccttttttagttttaaatggttaaagaaagaaataaaagatgaaagaaCACAATGTGTCTTCCACAAGTTTCCATAGAAAACTAGCTATATTGAAATGTTAAAGACTCATGTTTCATTATTTGCTTAATGCCTGTTCTAAAAGTATGTCATAACAACATATAAAATCTCAGTAGTCAAGCAACAATAGCGTTTCCCTGGCACGGCATGCAACactattttcagaaatctccataTCTTCAAAGCATTTCGAATGAGgatcataaataaaaagtttcgAAATTGATTCATCAACATGGCAATCCCTGGAATTAAGACAAAGACCCGGTATTTGAATCATAGGTTTGCCACCTTTTGTAAATCCAAGTACATGTCCCCCGGGCATTGCTGGTAGATTTGTTGGTACGTTGATAGTGAATGGATTTGTGAAGGAGTTTTGAAAACCACCACCCGGCCGCTCAATCATCCACACACCAATTTCTTCTTCGCATTCATATTCTTCGAGCACAAAACTTCCTAATTGTAGACAAATACAAGTAAGACCGAGAAGTGGGTGCTGCTAAACTAGGTAGGAGGCAAAATTTTGTAAATTGTTGACTAGTGAGATCACATGACAAAATCAGTTTCTTTTTACCGTCGGGAGCCTGATGAGAAGCAATCCAATGAATAAACCCGTCTATCACTACCCTCTCCCTTAGAGGTGGCAATGGGTGGATATGGATTGGATCATGATCGATCCAATAGTGATCCAACTTAAATGGATCATGATCCGATCTGTGATCCAACATAATGGATCGTGATCCGATACATAtccaaataattttaaatagaTGGATCATCATCCAGATCAATCCattaaattttttcaataattttattttttaggtgAATGAAATTTACTTTCTAGAAGTTAAGGAACTGTTTAGTAAGGGAAACCTTCCGTGCCCCCAGTAACCTCGACTTAGTCACCACTCTCCCCCAATCACTTCATCCCGTGCCCCCGGTGACCCGTGTCTCAATCACGTGTGCCCCCGGTGACCCCTGTTTTCGGTCAGGGTGCCCCCTGGCCACTAAGGGCACCATTGACCGGGGGCACCCGGGACATGGGTCACTAAGGCACCCGTGACCGAACACACGAGTCACCGGGGGCCTCCGTGACCGGAACAAGGGTCACTAGGGGCACCATTGACCTAGGGCACCCGTGACAATGACAGGGGTCACCGGGGACACCTTTGATTGGGGAACCCGTGACCAAGACACGGGTCACCGGGGCACCTTTGACCGGGGGCACCCATGACCGGAACACGATTGGATCGGATTTGGATTAGATCGAATCGTATCTGGATCAATATCCAATCCATTGCCACCCCCACCCCTATTCTCCCTTTGTAAATGGAGTGATTCACAAGGAGCAACATTAGACAAAGTTCTCCATTCCCTTGTGCTTAATGAATAAATCTCTAGAACACAACTATTTTCATTAGTACTAGTAACACTAAAAACCAAAATGTCAGTGGCATTACAAACTCTAAAACCTATATCATCATGCCGGCCGGGTTCGGGGAGGGGTAGGCGTACGGATTTCCTAATTGATTGATTCTAGATAACAACAACATCCTTAGGTTTATCACATTCAAATGCAAACAAACCTTGGGAGTAACCGATCAAACAACCGATATTTAAGCCCCGGAGATGATCTTGCTTGCGAATAGTATGGCGTTGGAGGAAGTCTAAATCATCATCAGCGTTGAAAATATCCTCTCCCTCCGTCACATTTTAGTTGttatgttgactaactttgaccgtaaataactttgtttatactatatagtagttgatgaaacttatatgaacgaaaagtacattaaatctcaatccattcatatattttatatcaagtgttaaattacacaaacaaagttatttatggttaaagttagtcaacatgaaaactaaaatgggacggaggggtAAAATTTTTTTGGAATCATAAGctacaaaaatattattaggcGCGTGAATGTTTCTGTTGTAATCCACGACGAATGGGGAGGATTGGATGATGGATTTCCATTGTTTTGAAACTGACACAAAATTTCATTAATGATTTTAtaggaattttttaaaatatttcgaTCAGTATATCGACTGGTATCTTTTCTGAAGAAAGCAAAGAgtgattttttttcctttcagtTTTACAAGTTTTGATGTTGCTgctatctttttttcttttggaagGCATTGGTAGGGTTTTCATAGTGGGTTAGAGGAACCGATGATGATGGTACGTGTTTCCCCTCAAATAAATACTACAGtattaaaccctaaataaaatttaaatgtcAACTCCATGCCAACGAGCTAGCTTTGTACACCAGTTTTAGTTTTGGGCCTTTCAAATTATATGACTTTTTCTAATATATTTTCTGCCATAAAACAGCCATTGGATGATAGCCCAATGGTAAGGAGATTTCTACTTTGTGTTTTTTTCCTAGGGGTTATAGTTTCAAATTCTCTCACATTGAAATATAGTGTGGGGACCTTAGcaatatatgttataatatctatctaaaaaaaagagttaattacatttttcgtccctgtggctTGTACCAATGTTCATGTATCATCCTTGAGTATATGAAATTACGCGTTTCATCCCTGAGTATGGAATTCCGTTTACATGTTTGGTCCACGACCCAAACAAACGTTAGTAAAGTtggtacaaaccacagggatgaaaaatgtaattaactcaaaaaaaggaaaaaatttaACTAAACGTTAGATTTGAAATCAGTATTACCgagcaaacgttaggtaccatttatgTGATTAAGAAATATGAAAATCCGTTTTTACCCCTcgcgtgcaagtcacgtgggggggGGGGTGACGGTAAGCTAACGGCGTTTACCTCCAGTATGGTACGAGTGGAGTTTTTGAAACGTTGAATATGATTAGcataatttcgaaaggaaaggtatgaaaccagtaatatcgcgcaaacattaggtaccatttcagtaattaactcttggGTCATAGTCTTGAGTCATTAGCAATCATGTGTTCGAAAATCGAGTTACGATATAAAAAAAGGCCTTTAATGGTTGTTAAAGTCATCCTAACGGCCGTCAAGAACTGAACTACTTTTGTATGCACTTGCTAACGGCCATTACAATCCCCTTTAACGCCTGCTATGAACTGGACTACTtttgcaaaaagaaaaagataattcGGAACCGATTCTGGAACCGGTTAAAAACCGAATCGATTCAAATCCTATATTGTCGGTTCCTATCGGTTCGAGTTTTCCATCCAAGAGCCagtttcggttttagtcaaaacCGATCCGTCTTCCGTTGACCAGAACTGACCAGTTCCTGGAGAAACCAGATTTTCGCCACGTCTACCTAAACGAGTTATTAGATAAATCCATTAATATATTAGAATCCGAATAAGACCAGATCCAATAAAATGGGAATTGGACCGATTTGAGCCCACAACACATTAGAAGGACGACACGTAAGCGTTAAATTGTGCCACGTGAGTAAAGGcggaaaaaaagaaagaaaaaaaagaaagagtcatGTCAGTTAAGTTGATCAAGTGAGAAATGCGCGGGCTTCTATGTAAACCTCCATACTTTACGATCTTCAGAgacaaaactaaaatttatttttgataatctGAATTTCTTAGAAGCTAGGACTGTCTGAAAGAAGAGCGAgagttaataaaaatataagaatttAATGGGTGGATTATTGTCGTTGTCGAAAccagcaccaccaccaccgatgGTGTTGGTTCCGCCCCTCTTTGATTTCCCTCCGCTCGCTGCTCGGACCAGGTCGATCTCGTTTGAATTACACTTTTCCTTGATCATTtttgtaatgtaatgttttagGCTATGAAATACAGAAATAGACATTATTAGTAGTGTTAATTATCTGCATCAAATAGTAACCAACTTTGTATGAAGTCCCAAATCTAGAAATCAATTATAAGAATTATTTATCATGGAAAGCacctttcatttttttaaatcaattctAGAAATTAGCTTTtgatttttctcattttttcaacttcatttaTACCAGTTcagttttttaattaaatgtttttatGATCTAATTAAACTTACAAGGATGATCAGACAATTTTATTTGTGTTCTGAAATGATTCATGTTTGAACTATGAAAATGGGTTATAATTAAGGGTGACTACGGTTCGGGTTCTTTTAGGTCTTTAGGCTTTCGTCAAGAGGCTTGATATATTTTGGATTGGGAATTTGGGATATAgtataatttgatttgatttttcaCTAGGCTGTTTCCCGTGACCCCCCACCACACACACAAAGTTAGCTGCTGTATCTGCCACTGCTAACAAACTAAAACCATCTTTAACGCCAATTTAATTAGTGTCGGTGCTTTGAGGGCACCACAGCGGGTTCTTCGGCATGGGTTAAAGATGTTCACAATTTAGGTGCTATTAACAAGGAAAGGATCCAATGACAAGCCCcttctgattgtacaccaaaccgagattaggtttagaagAGAGGGGGATGAtaggtgtttttggttgtttgttgacgattccccgaaggtagagttaGTCTCTTTACGCCGATTCGAGTATGATTGATATATGGCCAATTGGGATCGTGCCGATGATTATGTTTTTAGACCTGATTGATCGTGTGTCTGAATAATGATTCGAATGCCTTCGTGAGGTCTTATGAGTCTCCTTTTATAGGGAGACTTTATCTTGGAGGAAAAGCTAAAGACTTTTTAGGGTTTCCCTAAGTCTTAGGAAATAAGAGTCCATGAAGATCGTTTCCTTCTTTAATAGACTAAGAGATAAGACCGAATCCCTAAATTATAGGGGAACAATTCCTATCTCTTTATCTGACAGCGGAAGCCTTCGTTACGGACAACCCTTCGTATCGCAATTCCTAGCGGTATGTCCTGTGTACCGATAGGGGTATGTCATCACCTTCATGTGAAACTCTAgcatttttatatgtatacaaCTTTAGATACACATCTTTCTAATTATATAGTACATTGAGTTTGAGATGATATTTGTCTTTGTACCAAGGGTCTGGGGTCATGCTGACACACGATCCTCTTTGATAATCGATTTTGCCGTTAGTTCTTCTCCAAAGTCCAAATCTTTGGCACCTAGGATTTAAGTCTGTATCAAGTTATAAAGTCCAACAATAAATTGAATAAACTTCTACTTCTGCTAGTATAGCTTGATATATGGTTTTGCTTATATTAAATCAGTTCAATTTGAAGTGCTGCAGAATGTTAGATTCATCGTATAACTTGTTATTTGGGAAGCTTGCCTTAAAAAGCCTCTTTGAAGATTATTTTGATGCAGCAAATCATTTCAGCACAATTTTTATGCTAAAGCCTATTGAAGATCGTCATGTAGATTTAGTAGCAACTGTATCCATCAAAGTATTTCATTAATCACATACATATGTGGGTCAAACATTCTTATAATTTGGTCATGTTCATAtatcttctttttgtttttaatactTGTGGAGTTGACTTTTATTCCAAACAATGTCAATTTCCTTAGCCCACGTTCAGGTTTCAGGCCCTCTTGATAACAATCCAGAGGTGACAATTGACGGTAACGCACTATTTCGCTGGCAAAGGTATTCatatagtgttatatatatatatatatcttatattctATGAAGTATATTTTCTTCTTAAAATAGTGGGTCGCGATTTTGttcttttctctttctctctcgtAAAAATCGTTATATGTTCCTCACAGTGATGCTGATGATCCTCATACATTCACAGATCTATATGTATCCAGTTCCGATCCGTAAGTTGCAGCTTTCTGTTTTCTCTCCATTAGGaagaaataaaaattgttattattgtCTTCCTTTATGTTTCCGCGTATATGTGTCTCCAGGATTTTACTCATGAGAGCATGTGCATACTACCCGAGATATGGTTTTGGAGCATTTGGCATTTTTCCTGTTCTTCAGAAGGAGAGGTatgtttcaacttttttttatatcatgttGTTATATTCAATTCATAACGCTCACTTCTTATGTAGAGTACGATCAGAAGACTATGGTACGATGGGTTTGAGATATGGCTCATCAAATTTGTCATTTGGAGCCACCCTTTTTCCATATTCATGTATGTGATGTGCATTGCATTTTCATTAAACAACTTGTAGGCTTTCATAATGTTATATATTCCTTTGAGGTTCACTATGAAGTCATTCTTGTTACATTTCAAAATTATGTAGTTAATATAATGCTGCAATTAAATATTGtagtacatatataaatttagttGAACTATTCTGCatctttcattttcattttatccaattttaatgtaaaaacaGATAAATTACTAAGACATATTTACCATGAATGTGGAACATGTATTGTTTGAGCTTGAGGTTTTCTTTACAATGATATCTCTTGAATGCAGTGGGCAATGACTTCCCAAATACAGCATGGCTGGTGACCAAGATCGGAAGGTTGACTGCAGGGGCGCAATATGACCCTCGATGTAAGATTGTTACCACTCCATCTTTTTTATGCTATTTCTTTGTCCATTCTGCATATTATATAAGTTGTTTCCACTTACCTCTTAGTATCTTAGGTGGCCTTTTGCTAAACTAGAAAGTTTACGTTGTCTCACAATCTTTTTGGTTGTGTAGTTGAAAAAAAGGATGGtgcaaaatataaaaacttgAAGAACTGGAATTACGCTGTAGGCTATGGAATCGGGTCAGGCAGCCCATTGAAACCATCATTTAATTTTGGGCTTGAATTTGCTCAGAACTCACAGGTTTCCCACTTTCTATGTTTTCTtgcatatttctttttatttcacaGTATTTTTACCATTGATAGTCTGCTTGAATGAGTATCTGATGACATCTCCGCATTCGGGTTGGATTCCCTCTACTCCTCTGAGAAGTCTCTCCCACCTTCCGTGCTCATTTACTGTTTAGTTGTCATTTGTTAATCGTAGTCATTCAGAACTCAAgtacttatttttatttatgttatcgCAACTGCAGTTCATAGCTTCTTTCTATCAACATGTGGTAGTCCAACGAAGGGTACTCTCTTTATCTTCTTCTATCTTACTCTATCTGTGTGTATAAGCATAGTGGGCTTGTTGAGTAAGGGTCGAATCAATTCAGGTTACAAAGCTAACTTTTGATACACACATAATCAGTCTGGGTTGACTCACAAACATTTTTGTCCCTCTTTGAGTCTTTTCTGAATTATATAAATAGTGAATTAAATATGATGATGTTTAGTACATAGTCAAATACTAGTATAATATACTTTGAATAAATCGAATTGAGAGGTAATCAGCATATACTTTTGACCTGTTAAAACCCACCCATTTTACCTATTCCATCTTTTAACCAAGGTTTTAAATCTTATGCATTTCCCTTGTTAGAGGCTACGATTAAACCCGAGTCAAGCCATTTACAGGGGTGTAcccattaaccaaaaaaaaaggcTACGATTAAACCCGAGTCAAGCCATTTATAGGTAAATGGTCAAAATTGCCGCCTTTAGTTGGTAAAGCTCAGCTAAATCTTGAATATTTGTTACTGGTCAAGTTAGTTTACTCTGAAAACTCAATCCTTTTCAAAAAACTTGAAGTTGTAACCAATCATGTCCTGTTGCAATTATGTAGGTGAAGAATCCACTTGAAGAGAATGAAGTAATTGGAATTACTAATTACATAGACTTTGGGTTCGAACTGCTAACAAGGTAATTAAGTTTATATTGCATATTGTAAATACCTACATATTATTCCAAAGAAGGAAATTTAAGTCCTTACATTTGTAAACAGAATGGTTGATCAGAAGGGATCAAACGACATCCAAGATGCCACCTTCAATGTCGCCGCATCTTGGCAGGCCAATAAAAACATCTTGCTGAAGGTTAGCTATCTTGGTTCGAACCTTAtatttcatatgtgaataatGCTAAGTTCTAAATTTACTTCATTTCTCTCCCAGGGAAAAGTGGGGCCCCTTAGTTCTTCTATCTCTCTATCTTTCAAGTCATGGTGGAAACCATCATTCAGTTTTAGTGTTTCAGGTAACTTATTAGCACAAACTTCAATCCAATACTCATCTACATCGTGCACGTGACATTATGTGATGGTCTATTTAAGCCGTATGTAAGATCATCTATAAAATGTATTGTGCCTAG
The Erigeron canadensis isolate Cc75 chromosome 2, C_canadensis_v1, whole genome shotgun sequence DNA segment above includes these coding regions:
- the LOC122587606 gene encoding uncharacterized protein LOC122587606; amino-acid sequence: MSRSNEHIIVTCLHILAALYWVLRKYDEGIPIIEKSMKITNIKEGQKHMLAKFSVCSLVINSLHGKDRMSKLLEEAENRRLVRFICNSMHLNVAGVAAQFGSYSDSYEYFEASISKFRAAGEKKSGVLGIALNQMGLACVQINLSGKAAFCLKKVEAFWEQNAGLNIRIYSLGFMSILLVPMMQWGRMLDSSYNLLFGKLALKSLFEDYFDAANHFSTIFMLKPIEDRHVDLVATVSGPLDNNPEVTIDGNALFRWQSDADDPHTFTDLYVSSSDPILLMRACAYYPRYGFGAFGIFPVLQKERVRSEDYGTMGLRYGSSNLSFGATLFPYSLGNDFPNTAWLVTKIGRLTAGAQYDPRFEKKDGAKYKNLKNWNYAVGYGIGSGSPLKPSFNFGLEFAQNSQFIASFYQHVVVQRRVKNPLEENEVIGITNYIDFGFELLTRMVDQKGSNDIQDATFNVAASWQANKNILLKGKVGPLSSSISLSFKSWWKPSFSFSVSAIRDRAIGKTSFGFGLRVDNVREASYERADPNFVMLTPNKEHLAEGIHWKSGKRPMLQSDINSGNFDGVPRELRPLAKML